In Silene latifolia isolate original U9 population chromosome X, ASM4854445v1, whole genome shotgun sequence, the following proteins share a genomic window:
- the LOC141618187 gene encoding uncharacterized protein LOC141618187, with the protein MGAPNRRDCGVAAWVWDELEMGDVTETSGGDIREWVEACWNDMCREECVKFMVGCWAIWEHRNKVIFDNVEVEPGVVASRVRDVVREGVGEGGGTAVRRRRRGKDEEAEGWRVAKEGYVKINVDAGIKEGEGVDTGIVCRGDRGEVLWGVSIARTQVWEPHIAEAIAVLDGLEKAARRGIQKLEVESDCLQVIKAIRKRSDGRSIFALIIDDIVSFSYNFLSVCWLHVSRVNNCVAHALAHCIPRTIGRVVWEDGLPPTATAAAAFDQLLIE; encoded by the exons ATGGGAGCACCGAATAGGAG GGATTGTGGGGTAGCTGCTTGGGTGTGGGATGAGCTGGAGATGGGAGATGTAACGGAGACGAGTGGTGGGGACATACGAGAATGGGTGGAGGCTTGTTGGAATGATATGTGTCGGGAGGAATGCGTCAAGTTCATGGTGGGTTGTTGGGCCATATGGGAGCACCGAAACAAAGTTATATTTGACAATGTGGAGGTGGAACCGGGTGTGGTAGCAAGTAGGGTGCGTGACGTGGTTAGGGAGGGAGTAGGGGAAGGTGGCGGTACGGCTGTGAGGAGGAGAAGACGTGGGAAGGACGAGGAGGCTGAGGGGTGGCGTGTAGCGAAGGAAGGGTATGTCAAAATCAACGTTGATGCGGGAATAAAAGAGGGTGAGGGGGTTGATACGGGGATTGTGTGCCGTGGAGATAGGGGGGAGGTGCTATGGGGGGTGTCTATTGCTCGAACTCAAGTGTGGGAACCTCATATAGCTGAGGCGATTGCTGTTTTGGATGGCTTGGAGAAAGCTGCTCGCAGAGGGATCCAAAAGCTAGAAGTGGAGAGCGATTGTTTACAAGTTATTAAAGCAATCCGGAAGCGGAGCGATGGAAGGAGCATTTTTGCGCTTATTATCGATGATATTGTGTCGTTTAGTTATAATTTTCTTTCCGTTTGTTGGTTACATGTTAGTCGCGTTAACAACTGTGTTGCACATGCGTTAGCTCATTGTATTCCACGTACGATTGGTAGAGTTGTGTGGGAGGATGGCTTACCACCGACTGCGACAGCTGCTGCTGCTTTTGATCAATTATTAATAGAATGA